One segment of candidate division WOR-3 bacterium DNA contains the following:
- a CDS encoding cobalamin-binding protein: MTLGCSGSGEKGRGRTGIEKSGCVSLVPSITEIIYAIGADSLLKGNTAQCDYPLAAQRVYKVGDFQAPDLERIMALKPGVVFATRPVHNQLIARLKELKVRVYVSEPKDIEGVFAEMESVGRILSHEEQAKMVIESLKTRLESLPVFSDTPRVYVEIAIQPLMSIGKGVFINDIICRAGGRNIFGDFPNPYPIVSPEMVAARNPDVILILHPGVKAGEVKQRVGWENIRAVKNGRIYAELDEDLFFRPGPRVVDGVLLLARLLHQ; the protein is encoded by the coding sequence GTGACGCTTGGTTGTTCTGGCAGCGGGGAAAAGGGGAGAGGTAGAACCGGGATTGAAAAGAGCGGCTGTGTTTCCTTGGTGCCGAGCATCACAGAAATCATCTATGCGATTGGTGCAGACAGCCTTTTAAAGGGAAATACCGCTCAGTGTGACTATCCTTTGGCGGCGCAAAGGGTTTATAAGGTTGGTGATTTTCAGGCACCGGATTTGGAAAGAATTATGGCGCTAAAGCCCGGGGTTGTTTTTGCCACAAGACCGGTTCACAATCAACTGATTGCAAGGCTCAAGGAACTTAAAGTTAGAGTATATGTCTCTGAGCCTAAGGATATTGAAGGGGTTTTTGCCGAGATGGAATCGGTGGGAAGGATCCTCAGCCACGAGGAGCAGGCAAAAATGGTAATTGAGAGTCTTAAAACAAGGCTTGAATCATTGCCGGTCTTTTCTGATACACCCAGGGTCTATGTGGAGATTGCGATTCAACCTTTGATGAGTATTGGTAAAGGGGTTTTTATCAATGATATTATTTGCCGGGCAGGGGGGAGAAATATATTTGGGGATTTTCCCAATCCCTATCCGATTGTCAGCCCAGAGATGGTGGCAGCGAGAAACCCTGATGTGATTTTGATCTTGCATCCCGGGGTTAAGGCAGGTGAGGTAAAACAAAGGGTTGGCTGGGAAAATATTAGGGCGGTAAAAAATGGCAGGATTTATGCAGAACTGGATGAGGATCTGTTCTTCCGACCAGGACCAAGGGTTGTTGATGGGGTTTTGCTCCTTGCCCGATTGTTGCATCAATAA
- the glyA gene encoding serine hydroxymethyltransferase, giving the protein MMTSKCLFETDPEVFDAIVHETNRQHSNLELIASENFCSEAVLAALGSVLTNKYAEGYPKKRYYGGCRYVDIAEELAIERAKQLFGCDHVNVQPHSGTQANIAAYLTLANPGDTIMGLSLTHGGHLSHGHPINFSGRYFKVIHYTVDPNTEMLDYALIRKLALEHRPRVIVSGASAYPRTIHFDRFQEICDEVGAAQLADIAHIAGLVAAGLHPSPVPYADVVTTTTHKTLRGPRGAIIMCKSKYAEELDKVVFPGTQGGPLEHCIAAKAVAFKEALSPEFKEYQRQTIANSLALADALARRGFRLCSGGTDNHLLLVDLRPKGIKGRDAERLLGKVGITVNRNTIPFDPEKPFIASGMRLGTPALTTRGMKEPEMEKIAELIDRTIAAGEDEEKLDKIKAEVKELVEAFPLYAERRAEYQKVVKE; this is encoded by the coding sequence ATGATGACATCAAAATGTCTCTTTGAAACCGACCCAGAGGTTTTTGACGCAATCGTCCACGAGACCAACCGTCAGCACTCCAACCTGGAGTTAATTGCCTCGGAAAATTTTTGCTCCGAGGCGGTCCTGGCGGCACTCGGCTCGGTGTTAACCAATAAATACGCCGAAGGCTACCCGAAAAAGCGGTATTATGGTGGTTGCCGTTATGTTGACATCGCTGAGGAACTGGCGATTGAGCGGGCAAAGCAACTTTTCGGTTGTGACCATGTCAATGTCCAGCCCCATTCTGGCACCCAAGCAAACATTGCCGCCTATCTCACCCTTGCCAATCCCGGTGATACCATCATGGGTCTCTCCCTGACACATGGGGGGCATCTTTCTCACGGTCATCCCATTAACTTCTCCGGTCGTTATTTTAAGGTTATTCATTACACCGTAGACCCTAATACCGAGATGCTTGATTACGCTCTTATCAGAAAACTGGCTCTGGAGCACCGACCCCGTGTGATTGTTAGTGGCGCTTCTGCTTATCCGCGCACCATTCATTTTGACCGTTTTCAGGAAATCTGTGATGAGGTAGGAGCAGCTCAGCTTGCTGACATTGCCCATATTGCGGGACTGGTGGCTGCCGGACTTCACCCCTCGCCCGTTCCCTATGCGGATGTGGTTACCACTACTACCCATAAGACATTGCGTGGTCCCCGCGGAGCAATCATTATGTGTAAGTCAAAATATGCTGAAGAACTGGACAAAGTGGTATTTCCGGGAACCCAGGGGGGGCCACTGGAACACTGCATAGCCGCCAAAGCGGTGGCATTTAAGGAGGCTTTGAGCCCAGAGTTCAAGGAGTATCAGCGTCAAACCATTGCTAATTCATTGGCCCTTGCCGATGCCCTTGCACGCCGGGGGTTCCGCCTTTGCTCTGGTGGAACGGACAATCATCTCTTGCTCGTTGACCTGAGACCTAAGGGAATTAAAGGCAGAGATGCCGAAAGGCTTTTAGGAAAGGTAGGAATTACCGTCAACCGCAACACCATCCCATTTGATCCAGAAAAGCCTTTCATTGCCTCGGGAATGAGACTTGGCACCCCGGCGTTGACTACCAGAGGAATGAAGGAACCGGAGATGGAAAAGATTGCCGAGCTAATTGACAGAACAATCGCCGCCGGCGAGGATGAGGAGAAACTGGATAAAATCAAAGCCGAGGTCAAGGAGCTCGTTGAGGCTTTCCCTCTCTATGCCGAACGTCGGGCAGAATATCAGAAAGTGGTAAAGGAGTAA
- the eno gene encoding phosphopyruvate hydratase translates to MARPIIARLVAREILDSRGNPTLEVDCILANGIMGRASVPSGASVGSFEALELRDKDPRRYFGKGVLKAIANIQEIIAPRLVGMDATDQFRIDQALIELDGTKNKSKLGANAILGVSLAVCRAAAVCAGLPIYRLLGGAGTRMIPTPFLNIINGGLHAPNNLDIQEYMIVPAGLPNFHEAIRAAAEIYHALKLILEERNKPTTVGDEGGMAPDFENNEKPLEVITEAIEKAGYHPGEQIYLAIDVAASSLYQNNAYIFTNPEKMAVSAQELIELYTRWIEKYPIISIEDGLAEEDWNGWYELTSKLGNRVQLIGDDIFVTNIERLKKGIQQGAANAVLVKPTQIGTVSETIDCMKVAMENGYRAIVSHRSGETDDHFIADLAVAANCGQIKTGAPCRGERTAKYNRLIRIEEEDQLPYAGLKTLLR, encoded by the coding sequence GTGGCAAGACCGATAATCGCCCGCTTGGTAGCAAGAGAAATCCTTGATTCCCGCGGCAACCCGACATTGGAGGTGGACTGTATCCTTGCCAATGGAATAATGGGCAGGGCGTCGGTTCCATCCGGCGCCTCAGTAGGCTCTTTTGAAGCACTGGAATTAAGGGATAAAGACCCTCGCCGTTACTTTGGTAAAGGTGTGCTCAAGGCAATCGCCAATATTCAGGAGATTATCGCACCCCGACTTGTAGGAATGGATGCTACAGACCAGTTTCGGATTGATCAGGCTCTAATTGAGCTCGACGGAACTAAAAACAAATCCAAATTAGGTGCCAACGCCATCTTAGGTGTTTCCCTTGCGGTTTGTCGCGCTGCCGCTGTATGTGCAGGTCTCCCTATCTACCGCCTTTTGGGAGGTGCGGGCACAAGGATGATCCCGACCCCTTTTCTCAATATAATTAATGGCGGTTTACACGCACCAAACAACCTTGATATTCAAGAGTATATGATTGTGCCTGCCGGACTGCCCAATTTTCACGAGGCGATTCGTGCGGCAGCAGAAATTTATCACGCCTTAAAACTTATCCTTGAAGAAAGAAACAAGCCGACCACAGTAGGTGACGAAGGTGGTATGGCCCCTGACTTTGAGAACAACGAAAAACCCCTTGAGGTAATAACTGAGGCGATTGAAAAGGCTGGCTATCACCCGGGCGAGCAGATTTACCTTGCCATTGATGTCGCAGCCAGCAGCCTTTATCAAAACAATGCCTATATCTTTACCAACCCGGAAAAGATGGCGGTCAGTGCCCAAGAACTGATTGAACTTTATACCCGCTGGATTGAGAAATATCCCATCATCTCCATCGAGGATGGCTTGGCAGAGGAGGACTGGAATGGCTGGTACGAACTGACCAGCAAGCTGGGTAACCGAGTTCAACTAATTGGCGACGACATCTTTGTCACCAACATCGAACGCTTGAAAAAAGGAATTCAGCAGGGTGCGGCAAATGCGGTGCTGGTAAAACCAACCCAGATTGGGACGGTTAGTGAAACTATTGACTGTATGAAAGTGGCAATGGAAAATGGCTACCGCGCAATTGTCTCCCACCGTTCCGGTGAAACCGACGACCACTTCATCGCTGACCTGGCAGTGGCGGCAAACTGCGGTCAGATAAAAACCGGCGCGCCCTGCCGGGGTGAAAGAACCGCCAAATACAATCGGCTCATCAGAATCGAAGAAGAGGACCAACTGCCTTATGCTGGACTGAAAACACTCTTGCGATGA
- a CDS encoding tetratricopeptide repeat protein yields MVKKLSVIIPTVLVIVLAVWIIFGGCAPTQTVAKFSEEQLQARRDSAQMSYSIGAQYYGQGDYDAALANFRKALDYDSSYYDPYIAIGNIYRKQRDAIEAERYYRKAISLEPKKSKAYEALGDLYLEMGRDDDALNVYQQGLDQDSTLADLYNGIAGIYVRKGMMAKADSIYQIALRRFPDDLTVQRLWGEFLYKVGRYREAVDVLKPLIARFSQVPALRAKLADALIELKEYKAALAQLDTVFMVDPNNFQAKLRQGVILARQGQYRSAIARFDEVIARDSTFALAYLYKGEALSEQGNYSQSDANLRKALALDPTLLQAYVDLGDNRRKQADGARGSNITQTPTGKLKTAKTLYEEAKSYYQRALSDPALASYVRAQLEYVDKNISAIEKELFVR; encoded by the coding sequence ATGGTAAAAAAACTTTCGGTAATAATACCGACGGTGCTGGTCATCGTCCTCGCTGTTTGGATAATTTTTGGTGGTTGTGCACCAACTCAAACTGTAGCAAAATTCAGCGAAGAGCAGTTGCAGGCACGGCGTGATTCTGCACAAATGAGTTACAGCATTGGTGCCCAGTATTATGGGCAGGGTGATTATGATGCTGCTCTCGCTAATTTCAGGAAGGCACTTGACTACGATTCGAGTTATTACGACCCCTATATTGCTATTGGTAACATCTATCGCAAGCAGCGTGATGCCATTGAGGCGGAAAGATATTATCGGAAGGCTATAAGTCTTGAACCTAAAAAGTCAAAGGCTTATGAGGCGCTGGGTGATTTATATCTTGAAATGGGACGGGATGACGATGCTTTGAATGTTTATCAACAGGGTTTGGACCAAGATTCCACCCTCGCTGATTTATATAACGGCATTGCGGGGATTTATGTGCGCAAGGGGATGATGGCAAAGGCAGATTCAATCTATCAGATTGCCCTCCGGCGATTTCCCGATGACCTGACGGTGCAGCGGCTCTGGGGAGAATTTTTGTACAAGGTTGGGAGATACCGTGAGGCAGTTGATGTATTGAAACCACTTATTGCCCGTTTTTCGCAGGTGCCGGCACTCAGAGCCAAGCTCGCCGATGCCCTTATTGAGTTAAAGGAATACAAAGCCGCATTAGCACAGTTGGATACAGTGTTTATGGTTGACCCAAATAACTTTCAGGCAAAATTGCGCCAGGGGGTAATTCTTGCCCGCCAGGGGCAATATCGTTCGGCAATTGCTCGGTTTGATGAGGTTATTGCCCGGGATTCAACATTTGCCCTTGCCTATCTTTATAAAGGTGAGGCGCTGAGTGAACAAGGTAATTATTCCCAGTCGGATGCCAATCTCCGCAAGGCACTTGCCCTTGATCCGACGCTCCTTCAGGCTTATGTTGACCTCGGGGATAACCGACGCAAACAGGCAGATGGGGCACGTGGCAGTAATATTACCCAAACTCCTACAGGAAAACTTAAGACTGCTAAGACGCTTTATGAGGAGGCAAAGAGTTATTATCAGCGCGCGCTCAGTGACCCAGCGCTGGCAAGTTATGTACGAGCCCAACTGGAGTATGTTGATAAGAATATTTCCGCGATCGAAAAGGAGTTATTTGTCCGTTAG
- a CDS encoding tRNA (adenine-N1)-methyltransferase has translation MIKSGDFVLLYHSDNMKFLVMVQEKGLFSTHRGNLDFAEIRNKDFGDWVETQYGTRFYLLKPTLADLALKVKRTTTVVYPKDTGYALLQTLIFPGARVIEVGSGSGALTVILANFVRPDGRVYSYERRPEFSRNAQENVRRYGLEGYCEFFVSDPAEEGFLQEGVDAVFLDLPEPWTLVGAAKRALKGGFPLCGLVPTVEQMRRFVSALGGEGFVRIRAKEIFERAYFLRETGTRPVDRMVAHTVYLVFAHKANM, from the coding sequence ATGATTAAGAGTGGTGATTTTGTGCTCCTGTACCATTCTGACAATATGAAGTTTCTGGTGATGGTGCAGGAAAAGGGGCTTTTCTCCACGCACCGGGGCAATCTTGATTTTGCCGAGATTAGAAATAAGGATTTTGGTGATTGGGTTGAGACCCAGTATGGGACAAGGTTTTATCTTTTGAAGCCGACCCTTGCTGACCTGGCTTTGAAGGTGAAGCGGACAACAACAGTTGTTTATCCAAAGGATACCGGTTATGCGCTCTTGCAGACACTAATTTTTCCCGGGGCAAGGGTTATTGAGGTTGGTTCTGGTTCTGGCGCGCTGACCGTGATTCTTGCCAATTTTGTCCGTCCTGATGGCAGGGTCTATTCTTATGAAAGGAGACCGGAGTTCAGCAGGAATGCGCAGGAGAATGTCAGGCGTTACGGGCTGGAGGGTTATTGCGAGTTTTTTGTCTCTGACCCTGCTGAGGAGGGGTTTTTACAGGAGGGGGTTGATGCGGTCTTTCTTGATTTGCCCGAACCCTGGACTCTGGTTGGTGCGGCAAAGAGGGCTTTGAAAGGAGGGTTTCCGCTTTGCGGTCTGGTGCCAACGGTTGAGCAGATGCGCAGGTTTGTTTCCGCGCTTGGTGGGGAGGGTTTTGTGCGGATAAGGGCAAAGGAGATTTTTGAGCGGGCATATTTTCTGCGGGAGACCGGAACAAGACCTGTTGACAGAATGGTTGCGCACACGGTTTATCTTGTTTTTGCGCACAAGGCAAATATGTAG
- a CDS encoding ABC transporter ATP-binding protein, with amino-acid sequence MKAIEIEEIRFGYRDRVLFDRFSLTIEQGEFFGVIGPNGSGKSTLLRLIAGILKPQGGRIKLLGKDLNRLSRRQIARVCALVPQESFFAFEWTVEEVVMMGRNPFLGTFAQPKALDWERVEEVMAQTGIIGLRDKSINSISAGEKQRVIVARALAQEPEVILLDEATSHLDLFHQLAIIRILLQLKNQGKTVVFVSHDLNEAAKYCSKILLLAQGRMLACDKPEGVITANLIKEAYGVEPVITPHPVSGQPQVFLPEV; translated from the coding sequence GTGAAGGCAATTGAGATTGAGGAGATAAGATTCGGTTACCGGGATAGGGTTCTGTTTGACCGGTTTTCTTTGACCATTGAGCAGGGTGAGTTCTTTGGCGTCATCGGACCTAACGGTTCGGGGAAGTCAACCTTGTTAAGACTGATAGCCGGGATTTTAAAACCCCAGGGGGGCAGGATAAAACTGTTGGGAAAGGATTTGAATAGGCTTTCCAGGCGGCAGATTGCAAGGGTGTGCGCGCTTGTGCCCCAGGAGAGTTTTTTTGCCTTTGAGTGGACGGTTGAAGAGGTGGTGATGATGGGGCGCAACCCATTTTTAGGGACATTTGCCCAGCCCAAAGCATTGGATTGGGAAAGGGTTGAAGAGGTAATGGCTCAAACCGGTATTATCGGGTTAAGGGATAAAAGTATTAACTCCATTTCTGCTGGTGAAAAACAGCGGGTGATTGTTGCCCGGGCACTGGCACAGGAACCCGAGGTTATCTTGTTAGATGAGGCAACCTCGCATCTTGATTTGTTTCATCAACTGGCAATTATCCGAATTCTGCTGCAGCTTAAAAATCAGGGCAAAACGGTTGTGTTTGTCTCCCATGACTTGAACGAGGCAGCAAAATACTGTTCTAAGATTTTGCTTCTTGCTCAGGGCAGGATGTTGGCCTGCGACAAGCCGGAAGGTGTAATTACCGCGAATTTGATAAAAGAGGCTTATGGGGTTGAGCCGGTTATAACACCCCATCCTGTAAGCGGTCAGCCTCAGGTTTTTTTACCTGAGGTTTGA
- the mazG gene encoding nucleoside triphosphate pyrophosphohydrolase — protein MFDELLKVVKTLRRRCPWDRKQTKDSIRPLLLNEVFELDEALRKRNKQAIAEELGDYLFLGLFLAEVLRDEGIKLKEVLKMTIGKLKKRHPHIYGDIKVKSADEVLRNWERIKDENGRGSILEGIPSALPALQQAQLIQERCRRVGFDWKNPDEVLSKVEEEIRELKVETKKAQGRGRRKQIVEEVGDLLFAVVNLCRHLNVDAEGALKNANLKFGKRFQQVEKEFDRQGRKMGEVPIEEMEVVWQRIKKKG, from the coding sequence ATGTTTGATGAATTATTAAAAGTTGTGAAGACCTTGCGTCGGCGTTGCCCTTGGGACCGCAAACAAACAAAGGATTCTATACGTCCGTTGCTTTTAAACGAGGTTTTTGAGCTTGATGAAGCCTTGCGAAAAAGAAACAAGCAGGCAATCGCTGAGGAACTGGGGGATTATTTATTTCTCGGACTTTTTCTCGCTGAGGTTTTACGAGATGAGGGTATTAAACTTAAAGAGGTTCTGAAGATGACGATAGGGAAATTAAAAAAGCGACACCCCCATATTTATGGCGACATTAAGGTCAAATCTGCCGATGAGGTCTTGAGGAACTGGGAAAGAATAAAGGATGAAAATGGTCGAGGTTCGATTCTTGAAGGAATACCTTCAGCCCTTCCCGCATTACAACAGGCGCAACTGATACAGGAAAGATGTAGACGGGTAGGCTTTGACTGGAAAAATCCAGATGAAGTGCTATCGAAAGTAGAAGAAGAGATAAGGGAACTTAAGGTAGAAACAAAAAAAGCCCAAGGGAGAGGAAGGCGGAAGCAGATTGTAGAGGAGGTGGGCGATTTGCTATTTGCGGTTGTGAACCTTTGTCGGCATTTAAATGTTGATGCTGAAGGAGCGCTGAAGAATGCCAATCTTAAGTTTGGCAAGAGATTTCAGCAGGTTGAAAAGGAGTTTGATCGGCAAGGCAGAAAGATGGGAGAGGTGCCCATTGAAGAGATGGAGGTAGTTTGGCAAAGAATAAAGAAAAAGGGATGA
- a CDS encoding iron ABC transporter permease has protein sequence MGYKRQIGWLALAFVLLAGIVIEVFTGPGGFSLKNLSPILNFRLPRIGIGVLAGGVLAVVGGSFQGLLRNPLVDPWTLGVASGAAFGATIAVISNSGSSLFLPVAAFLGALLAIGLVYILAGSKSGVTVTRLVLAGVIVSFFFSSLVMLLMVLGRHTLGEAVYLMMGNLGVVFTRRSGWLFLVCAILALAGSFWLIFHSRELDVISLNEEVALSLGVDAQRLTRMVFLVGSLAVGMVVAWTGAISFIGLIVPHLVRMVFGPRHRVVLPGSFLLGAGMLLLADVIVRTIAPAGLPLSVITALVGVPFFIYLLRTKV, from the coding sequence ATGGGATATAAAAGGCAAATTGGCTGGCTGGCTCTGGCGTTTGTCCTTCTTGCTGGTATTGTAATTGAGGTGTTTACCGGTCCAGGGGGCTTTTCTTTAAAGAACTTAAGCCCGATTCTCAATTTCCGGTTGCCAAGGATAGGCATCGGGGTTCTCGCTGGCGGGGTTTTGGCGGTTGTTGGTGGCTCTTTTCAGGGGCTTTTGCGTAACCCCTTAGTTGACCCTTGGACATTGGGTGTGGCAAGCGGTGCGGCGTTTGGGGCAACAATAGCAGTAATTTCTAATTCAGGTTCAAGCCTTTTTTTGCCGGTTGCGGCATTTTTAGGCGCGCTCTTGGCAATCGGTCTGGTCTATATTTTAGCGGGTAGTAAGTCAGGGGTTACGGTGACAAGGCTGGTTCTTGCCGGTGTGATTGTCAGTTTTTTCTTTTCCAGTCTGGTGATGCTTTTAATGGTTTTGGGCAGACATACATTGGGTGAGGCGGTTTATCTGATGATGGGGAATTTAGGTGTTGTTTTTACCCGCAGGTCAGGCTGGCTGTTTTTGGTCTGCGCGATTTTGGCATTGGCAGGGAGTTTCTGGCTTATCTTCCATTCGCGGGAGCTGGATGTCATTTCCCTGAATGAGGAGGTGGCGCTGAGCTTAGGTGTTGATGCCCAAAGGCTGACCAGGATGGTTTTTCTGGTTGGCTCGCTGGCAGTGGGAATGGTTGTTGCCTGGACCGGAGCGATAAGTTTTATCGGACTAATCGTCCCGCATTTGGTAAGGATGGTTTTCGGACCAAGGCACAGGGTTGTTTTGCCGGGTTCCTTTCTTTTAGGGGCGGGAATGTTGCTTTTGGCAGATGTGATAGTGCGCACCATTGCCCCTGCCGGTCTGCCATTATCGGTTATCACCGCGCTGGTTGGTGTCCCTTTTTTTATCTATCTTTTAAGGACAAAGGTGTGA